Proteins encoded together in one uncultured Fibrobacter sp. window:
- a CDS encoding penicillin-binding transpeptidase domain-containing protein → MGLCALMGTCIFSEKDPQKPAEEDEYAEAIDSTATNDATLQAEQISETGIFPKADSEDLANTQATVAAAVVPESPTEADVIDSTHIKAQKDVFMAEKIDNLLRRFRPEHAVILMVDPQSNEIIAWGERRNNHVQEKPDYFIKNTFPAASLAKTVTISAAMESNRYSLTSQIPMIGSSIHLYKNQLRVKEGYKGPFIELQDAYAKSANPPMAIVGMNVGAERLRSAAKKLGYNTNFPGALPPRSNYAPPDTGYGLAEVSSGFTEATTLTPLLAAAQVRSILTKKPLEIPWAANLDGFAPKSRIALDVGKFSDNTYYGLREAMIRTVTHGTARKNISTRHMARKNYEALTIGGKTGSLDGHDPYGRYEWFMGFAQSKADPSKAVVLVIMQVHDLQGMRSQPATQVAGMLFNYWAHQYLPKKGK, encoded by the coding sequence CTGCATCTTTAGCGAGAAAGACCCCCAAAAGCCCGCTGAAGAAGATGAATATGCAGAAGCGATTGATTCTACAGCCACCAACGACGCTACCCTGCAGGCCGAACAGATAAGCGAAACGGGAATTTTCCCGAAGGCCGATTCCGAAGACCTGGCAAATACGCAGGCAACGGTAGCCGCAGCAGTCGTCCCCGAAAGTCCTACCGAAGCAGACGTCATCGACAGCACGCACATCAAGGCCCAGAAAGATGTTTTCATGGCCGAAAAAATCGACAACCTGCTACGCCGATTCCGCCCCGAACACGCAGTCATCTTGATGGTAGACCCGCAGAGCAACGAAATCATTGCCTGGGGCGAACGCCGCAATAACCACGTGCAAGAAAAGCCCGACTACTTTATCAAGAACACCTTCCCGGCGGCATCGCTTGCAAAGACAGTCACCATTTCGGCAGCCATGGAATCGAACCGCTACTCGCTCACGTCGCAGATTCCAATGATTGGCTCCAGCATTCACCTTTACAAGAACCAGCTGCGCGTCAAGGAAGGCTACAAGGGTCCGTTTATCGAACTGCAAGACGCCTACGCCAAGTCCGCGAACCCGCCCATGGCCATCGTGGGCATGAACGTGGGTGCCGAACGCCTGCGTAGCGCCGCCAAGAAATTAGGCTACAATACGAACTTCCCGGGTGCACTCCCCCCGCGTTCCAACTACGCTCCACCTGATACCGGCTACGGCCTCGCCGAAGTCAGCAGCGGCTTTACGGAAGCCACCACATTGACCCCGCTTCTTGCCGCAGCACAGGTTCGCTCCATTCTCACGAAAAAGCCGCTGGAAATTCCATGGGCAGCCAACTTGGACGGATTCGCCCCCAAGAGCCGCATCGCACTTGATGTGGGCAAGTTCAGCGACAACACTTATTACGGCCTGCGCGAAGCGATGATCCGCACGGTCACACACGGTACCGCCCGCAAGAACATTTCGACCAGGCACATGGCCCGCAAGAACTACGAGGCTCTCACCATCGGCGGAAAGACTGGTTCCCTCGACGGACACGACCCCTACGGCCGCTACGAATGGTTCATGGGTTTTGCACAGTCCAAGGCGGACCCGAGCAAGGCGGTGGTGCTCGTGATTATGCAGGTGCACGACTTGCAGGGCATGCGCTCGCAGCCGGCAACCCAGGTCGCCGGAATGCTGTTTAACTATTGGGCACACCAATATTTACCCAAGAAAGGAAAGTAA